The uncultured Cohaesibacter sp. genome window below encodes:
- a CDS encoding substrate-binding domain-containing protein — translation MNLKELSNILNLSQTTVSRALNGYPEVGEKTRIRVIEAARKYNYHPSYSAKRLAMGKSHAVAHVVPQSPKHSMINPHFSDFIAGAGETYAKFGFEMLISVVPYDEQEKCYRELARSKRVDGVIVHGPYKEDPRIELLKSLELPFVVHGRTEEGCKDFSWLDVNNRSSFKRATDFLLDLGHERIALLNGIEEMDFAYRRRLGYEAAITGRGLPIDPALIFSSDMIEPYGYDVTKRLLKMEDAPTAIVTSSVLTALGVVRAVQECGLQIGRDLSVVTFDDELSFLQYPGVPLFTSVRSSIMDAGRRLAEILLDQIDNPEKGLVQELWETDLVVGQSTGPRRI, via the coding sequence CCTGAATTTGTCTCAAACTACGGTCAGCCGTGCGCTCAACGGCTACCCGGAGGTTGGGGAGAAGACACGCATTCGGGTGATCGAGGCCGCAAGGAAATACAACTACCACCCCTCCTATTCGGCCAAGCGCCTTGCCATGGGCAAATCCCACGCGGTCGCCCACGTCGTGCCACAAAGTCCAAAGCATTCAATGATCAACCCTCACTTCTCCGATTTCATTGCGGGAGCTGGAGAAACCTACGCCAAGTTCGGCTTTGAGATGCTGATTTCCGTGGTGCCGTATGACGAACAGGAAAAGTGCTACCGCGAACTGGCGCGTTCAAAGCGCGTTGACGGCGTCATTGTTCACGGCCCCTACAAGGAAGATCCGCGCATCGAACTGCTCAAGAGCCTTGAGCTGCCCTTTGTGGTGCATGGTCGCACGGAAGAAGGATGCAAGGATTTCTCGTGGCTCGACGTCAACAACCGCAGCAGTTTCAAGCGCGCCACCGACTTCCTTCTTGACCTCGGCCATGAACGGATTGCCTTGCTCAATGGTATCGAAGAGATGGACTTTGCCTATCGGCGCAGACTTGGTTATGAGGCGGCAATCACGGGCCGCGGTCTCCCCATCGACCCTGCACTGATCTTTTCATCAGACATGATCGAGCCCTACGGCTATGACGTCACCAAGCGGCTTCTGAAAATGGAGGACGCACCAACGGCCATCGTTACGTCTTCGGTCCTGACCGCGCTTGGTGTGGTCAGGGCAGTACAGGAATGCGGCCTACAGATCGGTCGAGACCTTTCCGTGGTCACCTTTGATGACGAGCTGTCATTTCTGCAATACCCCGGCGTCCCGCTCTTCACCTCGGTCCGTTCATCAATCATGGATGCCGGGCGCCGTCTGGCCGAAATCCTGCTTGACCAGATTGACAACCCGGAAAAGGGACTTGTGCAAGAACTTTGGGAAACCGATCTGGTCGTTGGCCAATCAACCGGCCCGCGCCGCATCTGA
- a CDS encoding GH1 family beta-glucosidase, which translates to MPALPRQARFSVKRSDFPKDFLFGTSTSAYQIEGSSFGGCGESHWDSFAATAGNVVRCENGAIACDHYHNWPQDLDLMKELGVSAYRFSTSWARILPEGRGQVNEEGLDFYDRLVDGMLERGLAPNLTLYHWELPSALSDIGGWRNRDVTDLFADYAEIVVKRLGDRLSTVVTFNEPWCITWYSHFHGAHAPGLRDIRAVSRAAHLVPVAHGKAVAALRALGQKDLGIVLNFEHVSPFDDEPANREAARLTEGIYNRWFLGGLFNGSYPEDVLTYLEPYLPEGWQKDMEGIKAPLDWLGINYYTRNLVSAGTTEPGSALPEMIGNKGPLPRTEMDWEVYPEGLGDLLLWISKTYTGALPLAITENGMANKDILTDGVVDDQERIAYLDAHFRQALSAIKQGVPLKAYFVWSLMDNFEWALGYDKRFGLVHVDFESLKRTPKASYHALKAMLAGT; encoded by the coding sequence ATGCCCGCACTTCCCAGACAGGCCCGTTTCTCCGTCAAGCGCTCCGACTTTCCCAAGGATTTCCTTTTCGGCACCTCCACATCGGCCTACCAGATCGAGGGCAGTTCCTTCGGCGGTTGTGGCGAGAGCCACTGGGACAGCTTTGCCGCAACGGCAGGCAACGTCGTCCGCTGCGAGAATGGCGCCATAGCCTGCGACCACTATCACAACTGGCCTCAGGATCTGGACCTCATGAAGGAGCTCGGCGTTTCCGCCTATCGCTTTTCAACCTCGTGGGCGCGCATTCTCCCCGAGGGGCGTGGTCAGGTGAATGAGGAAGGGCTCGACTTCTATGACCGACTGGTCGACGGAATGCTGGAGCGCGGTTTGGCCCCCAACCTGACGCTTTATCACTGGGAGCTGCCAAGTGCCCTGTCTGACATTGGCGGCTGGCGCAACAGGGATGTCACCGACCTGTTCGCCGACTACGCGGAAATCGTGGTCAAGCGGCTTGGCGATCGCCTGTCAACGGTGGTGACCTTCAACGAGCCATGGTGCATCACCTGGTACAGCCATTTCCACGGAGCACATGCCCCCGGTCTCAGAGACATCCGCGCCGTCAGTCGAGCAGCTCATCTGGTGCCAGTTGCCCATGGCAAGGCCGTAGCCGCCCTGCGCGCACTGGGGCAGAAGGATCTAGGCATCGTCCTTAATTTCGAGCACGTCAGCCCGTTTGATGACGAACCGGCCAACCGGGAAGCGGCTCGCCTGACCGAAGGCATCTACAATCGCTGGTTCCTTGGCGGACTGTTCAACGGATCGTACCCCGAGGATGTCCTCACCTACCTAGAGCCCTATCTGCCAGAGGGCTGGCAAAAGGATATGGAAGGCATCAAGGCGCCTCTCGATTGGCTCGGCATCAACTATTACACCCGCAATCTGGTTTCGGCTGGCACAACAGAACCGGGCAGTGCCCTGCCCGAGATGATCGGCAACAAGGGTCCGCTGCCACGCACGGAGATGGACTGGGAGGTCTATCCGGAAGGGCTTGGAGACCTGCTGCTCTGGATCAGCAAAACCTATACTGGCGCCCTGCCGCTTGCCATCACGGAGAATGGCATGGCAAACAAGGACATACTGACCGATGGCGTCGTAGACGATCAGGAACGCATCGCCTATCTCGACGCCCATTTCAGGCAGGCGCTGTCAGCCATCAAACAGGGTGTTCCCCTTAAAGCCTATTTCGTCTGGTCTCTGATGGACAATTTTGAATGGGCACTGGGGTATGACAAGCGGTTTGGCCTGGTCCATGTGGACTTTGAAAGCCTCAAGCGCACACCCAAGGCCTCCTACCACG